One window of Ziziphus jujuba cultivar Dongzao chromosome 5, ASM3175591v1 genomic DNA carries:
- the LOC107420788 gene encoding uncharacterized protein LOC107420788 has translation MGSREKLSLLRHLMKTAVKKMKFIVLSLKWRQYWRRLIANTKSGSAGTSYRLRRWSFNDRLLGLYGSLEHGKCSGTEKFTVKSFQRTTSYGCEYDVEDVDQRAEIFIANFRSQLRLERQVSLRLRYLEENSSNIGNEGNSLFSEL, from the coding sequence atgggtaGTAGAGAGAAACTGTCACTTCTACGCCACCTCATGAAGACAGCagtgaagaaaatgaaattcattGTACTTAGCTTGAAATGGAGGCAATATTGGCGGCGATTGATTGCCAATACAAAGTCTGGTTCTGCTGGTACTAGTTATAGATTGAGAAGGTGGAGTTTCAATGATCGATTGTTGGGACTTTATGGTTCCTTAGAACATGGAAAATGTTCTGGTACTGAGAAGTTTACGGTGAAAAGTTTTCAAAGGACGACAAGTTATGGTTGCGAATATGATGTTGAAGATGTTGATCAGAGAGCTGAGATTTTTATTGCCAATTTTCGTTCTCAGCTCCGGTTAGAAAGACAAGTTTCTTTGAGGCTAAGGTACCTAGAAGAGAATAGTTCCAATATTGGAAATGAAGGGAATTCACTGTTTTCAGAACT